One window of the Actinomyces wuliandei genome contains the following:
- the xylA gene encoding xylose isomerase encodes MVRTPTKEDRFSFGLWTVGWNAVDPFGTGTRPVLDPWEYTARLAELGAWGITFHDNDVFDFDASDTEREQRVERVRKVADQAGLVIEMVTTNTFTHPVFKDGALTSNDRGVRRFGLRKLLRNVDLAAQLGATTFVMWGGREGAEYDSSKDLGAAFDRYKEGLDTVAGYIRSQGYDLRIGLEPKPNEPRGDILLPTVGHALALIAELDNGEVVGLNPEVGHEQMAGLNYTHGIAQALVAGKLFHIDLNGQSGIKYDQDKVFGHGDLASAFFTVDLLENGFPGGGPRYEGPRHFDYKPSRTEGLEGVWASAAANMEMYLMLADKARAFRADPATAELMDKASVPELAQPTLAPGESVADLLADTSAYEDFDATAAGAREYHFVELYHHAMRHLVG; translated from the coding sequence ATGGTCCGTACACCCACCAAGGAGGACAGGTTCTCGTTCGGCCTGTGGACGGTCGGCTGGAACGCCGTCGACCCCTTCGGCACCGGGACCCGCCCGGTGCTGGACCCCTGGGAGTACACCGCCCGGCTCGCCGAGCTGGGGGCCTGGGGCATCACCTTCCACGACAACGACGTCTTCGACTTCGACGCCTCTGACACCGAGCGCGAGCAGCGGGTCGAGCGCGTGAGGAAGGTCGCCGACCAGGCCGGCCTGGTCATCGAGATGGTCACCACCAACACCTTCACCCACCCCGTGTTCAAGGACGGGGCGCTGACCAGCAACGACCGGGGCGTGCGCCGCTTCGGCCTGCGCAAGCTGCTGCGCAACGTGGACCTGGCCGCGCAGCTGGGTGCGACCACCTTCGTCATGTGGGGCGGGCGCGAGGGCGCGGAGTACGACTCCTCCAAGGACCTGGGCGCCGCCTTCGACCGCTACAAGGAGGGGCTGGACACGGTGGCCGGCTACATCAGGTCCCAGGGCTACGACCTGCGCATCGGCCTGGAGCCCAAGCCCAACGAGCCGCGCGGGGACATCCTCCTGCCCACCGTGGGCCACGCCCTGGCACTCATCGCCGAGCTGGACAACGGCGAGGTCGTCGGCCTCAACCCGGAGGTGGGCCACGAGCAGATGGCAGGCCTCAACTACACCCACGGCATCGCCCAGGCCCTGGTGGCGGGCAAGCTCTTCCACATCGACCTCAACGGCCAGTCCGGCATCAAGTACGACCAGGACAAGGTCTTCGGCCACGGCGACCTGGCCAGCGCCTTCTTCACCGTGGACCTCCTGGAGAACGGCTTCCCCGGCGGAGGACCCCGCTACGAGGGGCCGCGCCACTTCGACTACAAGCCCTCACGCACCGAGGGCCTGGAGGGGGTGTGGGCCTCGGCGGCGGCCAACATGGAGATGTACCTCATGCTTGCGGACAAGGCGCGCGCCTTCCGTGCCGACCCCGCTACCGCCGAGCTCATGGACAAGGCCTCCGTGCCTGAGTTGGCCCAGCCCACGCTCGCCCCCGGGGAGTCCGTCGCGGACCTCCTGGCTGACACCAGCGCCTACGAGGACTTTGACGCCACGGCTGCTGGTGCGCGCGAGTACCACTTCGTCGAGCTCTACCACCACGCCATGCGTCACCTTGTCGGGTGA
- a CDS encoding ROK family protein produces the protein MSHKPRRPGGRTAARPVSSASSSLPSRRRPASSVSQSSLRDANLALVAEQVFTSPTPLSRADVAAATGMTRSTASRLVDELVAGRVLAELPPAASTGPGRPAVPLAPAGGTMAALGLEVNVSRMAVRAIDLSGTVLAEQVVTTDLAGSDPADTLERLGRLMEQVLASPALGQVRLVGAALALPGLVSEGTLLRAPNLGWSGVAPATRLASRLGQVGGRLLVGNEADFGALVAARTRPGARAETTDFIYLSGENGIGAGLVRDGAVIHGSAGFAGEVGHVQVDPDGPECGCGNRGCLERYAGRRVILTGAGLGEDASPSQLVRAWQEGQEAARASVSAAAHALAVALGAAVNILDIPAVILGGHLAPLTEVLRPELEPELNRRVLASPWSPPRVLPAPSDETPGATGAAWAVLEGVVANPAEWV, from the coding sequence GTGAGCCACAAACCTCGCCGCCCGGGAGGGCGCACGGCGGCCCGCCCCGTCTCGTCAGCCTCCTCCTCGCTGCCCTCCAGACGACGGCCCGCCTCCTCCGTGAGCCAGTCCTCGCTGCGTGACGCCAACCTGGCCCTCGTGGCGGAGCAGGTGTTCACCTCCCCCACGCCCCTGTCACGGGCCGACGTGGCGGCAGCCACCGGCATGACCCGCTCCACCGCCTCCCGACTGGTTGACGAGCTGGTGGCCGGGCGTGTGCTCGCCGAGCTCCCGCCTGCGGCGTCCACAGGGCCGGGGCGCCCGGCTGTGCCGCTGGCTCCGGCCGGGGGGACGATGGCGGCCCTGGGGCTGGAGGTCAACGTCTCCCGCATGGCAGTACGGGCTATTGACTTGTCCGGGACGGTGCTGGCCGAGCAGGTGGTGACCACCGACCTGGCGGGCTCGGACCCGGCGGACACGCTGGAACGCCTGGGCAGGCTCATGGAGCAGGTCCTGGCATCCCCCGCCCTGGGCCAGGTGCGCCTGGTCGGTGCGGCCCTGGCGCTGCCCGGCCTGGTCAGCGAGGGCACCCTGCTGCGCGCCCCCAACCTCGGCTGGTCGGGCGTGGCCCCGGCCACCCGCCTGGCCTCACGCCTGGGCCAGGTCGGCGGCAGGCTGCTGGTGGGTAACGAGGCCGACTTCGGCGCGCTGGTGGCCGCCCGCACCCGCCCGGGCGCCCGGGCAGAGACTACCGACTTCATCTACCTGTCCGGGGAGAACGGGATCGGTGCCGGGCTGGTGCGCGACGGCGCCGTCATCCACGGCTCGGCCGGGTTCGCCGGGGAGGTGGGCCACGTCCAGGTGGACCCGGACGGGCCTGAGTGCGGGTGCGGCAACCGGGGCTGCCTGGAGCGCTACGCCGGGCGCCGGGTCATCCTCACCGGGGCGGGCCTGGGCGAGGACGCCTCCCCCAGCCAGCTGGTGCGCGCGTGGCAGGAGGGCCAGGAGGCGGCGCGGGCGTCGGTGTCGGCAGCCGCCCACGCCCTGGCGGTGGCCCTGGGCGCGGCGGTCAACATCCTGGACATCCCCGCAGTCATCCTGGGAGGCCACCTGGCGCCCCTGACCGAGGTACTGCGTCCCGAGCTGGAGCCCGAGCTGAACCGACGAGTTCTGGCCTCCCCCTGGTCACCCCCGCGCGTGCTGCCCGCCCCCTCCGACGAGACACCGGGTGCCACAGGCGCGGCCTGGGCGGTCCTGGAGGGGGTCGTCGCCAACCCTGCCGAGTGGGTGTGA
- the tkt gene encoding transketolase, producing MTTEPLLSDLDHQAIAVSKALAADAVEKAGSGHPGTPISLAGVAYLLYQHEMRCDPAEPRWLGRDRFVLSAGHASLLQYVQLVLAGYGLEVEDLRQLRQKGSLTPGHPEYRHTPGVETTTGPLGAGFSNAVGMAMAARYEHGLLDPDTPLGESVFDHHVYTIMGDGCMQEGITAEAASLAGTQELGNLIAIYDDNDISIEGGTDIAFTEDPSARFEAYGWQVLDVDWTAGGTYHEDYDALHAALEQARAETRRPSLIRLHTVIAWPSPTKQGDESSHGARLGSEEVAGLKTALGLDPDQTFQVPEELLEHTRAQADLRAEAARADWDARFEEWRHTHGDQAWLLGMMEAGDLPVELEESRPTWELGESVSTRVASGATLSALAPVVPQLWGGSADLAGSNNTTMAGQPSFLPASVARKEGDGPYGRTIHFGVREHAMGGILNGIALDGLTRPYGGTFLVFSDYMRPAVRLAALMGIGTVFVWSHDSIGVGEDGPTHQPVEHLAALRAIPGLAVVRPADANETAAAWVEILCRPDKPAALVLSRQNLTVYATPGTAAAGVHEGAYVLAEAREAAAQSAEGEAAATAPAVVLVATGSEVGVAMEAREILQAQGVPTRVVSAPCLEWFAQQPEDYRASVLPAQAVKVSVEAGVAMGWRELVGDSGEVVSLDHFGASAPGTQLFEDYGFTGEAVAQRARQALERRQRRQ from the coding sequence ATGACTACGGAGCCTCTGCTCAGCGACCTCGACCACCAGGCCATCGCCGTCTCCAAGGCACTGGCCGCAGACGCTGTGGAGAAGGCTGGGTCCGGGCACCCGGGCACACCCATCTCCCTGGCCGGGGTCGCCTACCTGCTCTACCAGCACGAGATGCGCTGCGACCCGGCCGAGCCGAGGTGGCTGGGGCGCGACCGGTTCGTCCTGTCCGCAGGCCACGCCTCCCTCCTGCAGTACGTCCAGCTGGTGCTGGCCGGCTACGGCCTGGAGGTGGAGGACCTGCGCCAGCTGCGCCAGAAGGGCTCCCTGACCCCGGGCCACCCCGAGTACCGCCACACCCCCGGCGTGGAGACCACCACCGGCCCGCTGGGCGCGGGCTTCTCCAACGCGGTGGGCATGGCCATGGCCGCCCGCTACGAGCACGGCCTGCTCGACCCCGACACCCCCCTGGGGGAGTCCGTCTTCGACCACCACGTCTACACCATCATGGGCGACGGGTGCATGCAGGAGGGGATCACCGCCGAGGCCGCCTCCCTGGCGGGCACCCAGGAGCTGGGCAACCTCATCGCCATCTACGACGACAACGACATCTCCATCGAGGGCGGCACCGACATCGCCTTCACCGAGGACCCCTCCGCCCGCTTCGAGGCCTACGGCTGGCAGGTCCTCGACGTCGACTGGACAGCGGGGGGCACCTACCACGAGGACTACGACGCGCTCCACGCCGCCCTGGAGCAGGCCCGGGCAGAGACCCGCCGCCCCAGCCTCATCCGCCTGCACACGGTGATCGCCTGGCCCTCCCCCACCAAGCAGGGCGACGAGTCCTCCCACGGGGCCAGGCTGGGCAGCGAGGAGGTCGCAGGCCTCAAGACGGCCCTGGGCCTGGACCCCGACCAGACCTTCCAGGTGCCCGAGGAGCTGCTGGAGCACACACGCGCCCAGGCGGACTTGCGCGCCGAGGCGGCCCGGGCCGACTGGGACGCCCGGTTCGAGGAGTGGCGGCACACCCATGGCGACCAGGCCTGGCTGCTCGGGATGATGGAGGCCGGAGACCTCCCCGTGGAGCTGGAGGAGTCCCGGCCCACCTGGGAGCTGGGCGAGTCCGTGTCCACCCGCGTGGCCTCCGGCGCGACGCTGTCCGCCCTGGCCCCGGTGGTGCCCCAGCTGTGGGGCGGGTCGGCGGACCTGGCGGGCTCCAACAACACCACCATGGCTGGCCAGCCCTCCTTCCTGCCCGCCTCGGTGGCGCGCAAGGAGGGTGACGGACCCTACGGGCGCACCATCCACTTCGGTGTGCGCGAGCACGCCATGGGCGGCATCCTCAACGGTATCGCCCTGGACGGGCTGACCCGCCCCTACGGGGGGACCTTCCTGGTCTTCTCCGACTACATGCGCCCGGCGGTGCGCCTGGCCGCCCTCATGGGGATCGGGACGGTCTTCGTGTGGTCCCACGACTCGATCGGGGTGGGCGAGGACGGCCCCACCCACCAGCCCGTTGAGCACCTGGCCGCCCTGCGCGCCATTCCCGGGCTGGCCGTGGTCCGCCCCGCCGACGCCAACGAGACCGCTGCCGCCTGGGTGGAGATCCTGTGCCGCCCCGACAAGCCCGCAGCCCTTGTCCTGTCCCGCCAGAACCTCACCGTCTACGCCACGCCCGGGACCGCCGCCGCCGGGGTGCACGAGGGGGCCTACGTCCTGGCCGAGGCGAGGGAGGCCGCCGCCCAGTCTGCGGAGGGCGAGGCAGCCGCTACGGCACCGGCCGTGGTCCTGGTGGCCACCGGCTCCGAGGTGGGGGTCGCCATGGAGGCGCGGGAGATCCTCCAGGCCCAGGGGGTACCGACCCGGGTGGTCTCCGCACCCTGCCTGGAGTGGTTCGCCCAGCAGCCGGAGGACTACCGCGCCTCGGTGCTGCCAGCCCAGGCCGTCAAGGTCTCCGTGGAGGCGGGGGTCGCCATGGGCTGGCGCGAGCTGGTGGGTGACAGCGGCGAGGTCGTCTCTCTTGACCACTTTGGGGCCTCCGCGCCCGGCACCCAGCTGTTCGAGGACTACGGGTTCACCGGGGAGGCCGTGGCACAGCGCGCTCGCCAGGCGCTGGAGCGTCGGCAGCGCCGCCAGTAG
- a CDS encoding amidase domain-containing protein yields the protein MVEYAIKWTSSPYDGDEADDFNPEFPREKNNCANFVSQVLRAGGWEYEGGVNPYDTSNWTTNLTGPAGPSRTWINSAYQYTYVRNGSYGWLDNIWNAVPGDLLYVDWDPDGRADGTIDHVMVVTGRSLVSGSPRISQKTLNRSNIPLTQSIAIAEEQGKEDIVWYGLKRQ from the coding sequence ATGGTCGAGTACGCGATAAAGTGGACATCTTCTCCTTATGACGGCGATGAGGCTGATGACTTCAATCCCGAATTTCCTCGTGAAAAGAATAACTGTGCAAACTTTGTGTCGCAGGTCTTGCGTGCAGGTGGGTGGGAGTATGAGGGAGGGGTCAATCCTTATGACACCAGCAACTGGACAACCAATCTGACGGGACCGGCGGGTCCTTCGCGCACGTGGATCAATTCGGCCTACCAGTACACATATGTCAGGAATGGGTCCTACGGTTGGCTCGACAATATTTGGAACGCGGTACCGGGGGACCTCCTATACGTAGATTGGGATCCCGACGGGCGGGCTGATGGCACCATAGACCATGTTATGGTTGTCACGGGTAGATCGCTAGTGTCCGGCTCTCCAAGAATATCTCAGAAGACGCTCAACCGATCTAATATTCCGCTCACGCAGTCGATTGCCATAGCCGAGGAGCAGGGGAAGGAGGATATTGTCTGGTATGGCTTGAAACGGCAGTGA
- a CDS encoding ATP-binding cassette domain-containing protein — protein MRDSREPRPVATPVPGGDDGRARDVRAVVDVQNLTFSYKRTPVLLRVSFSVYPGDFVAMIGPNGSGKSTLCRVLRGIVPTPSGARVEVGGAPAGSAPALRMTCYTADNDHVPRFLSAQEYVRFLARLHSAPGRRIRFDPDAVDNLFATLGMGGRTRDLMTGYSHGMVKKTQLAAALLVSRPVTVVDETMNGIDIEAQYRIEGVLREYCAAGGAVIMCSHDFSMLQRCANRVIMLDEGYVVEDAYTQSLSRQSTSIEDLVTGYLGVGGG, from the coding sequence GTGCGTGACTCGCGTGAGCCCCGGCCCGTCGCCACCCCTGTGCCTGGGGGTGACGACGGGCGTGCGCGTGATGTGAGGGCGGTTGTCGATGTTCAGAACCTGACCTTCTCCTATAAAAGGACCCCGGTACTTCTCAGGGTGTCGTTCAGTGTCTACCCGGGTGACTTTGTCGCCATGATCGGTCCCAACGGCTCGGGAAAGTCGACGCTGTGCCGGGTCCTGCGAGGTATCGTCCCCACCCCGTCGGGGGCGCGCGTCGAGGTCGGGGGCGCGCCCGCCGGGTCTGCACCGGCCCTGCGCATGACCTGCTACACCGCCGACAACGACCACGTGCCCCGGTTCCTCAGCGCCCAGGAGTACGTCCGCTTCCTGGCTCGGCTCCACTCGGCGCCTGGACGCCGGATCAGGTTCGACCCCGACGCCGTCGACAATCTGTTCGCCACGCTGGGCATGGGAGGCCGGACCCGCGACCTCATGACCGGCTACTCCCACGGCATGGTGAAGAAGACCCAGCTGGCTGCGGCCCTGCTGGTCAGCCGCCCCGTCACCGTCGTGGACGAGACCATGAACGGTATCGACATCGAGGCGCAGTACCGTATCGAGGGGGTGCTGCGTGAGTACTGCGCCGCCGGGGGCGCGGTCATCATGTGCAGCCACGACTTCTCCATGCTGCAGCGCTGCGCCAACCGGGTCATCATGCTCGACGAGGGCTATGTCGTCGAGGACGCCTACACGCAGTCGCTGAGCCGGCAGTCCACGAGCATTGAGGACCTTGTCACCGGCTACCTAGGGGTCGGTGGTGGGTAG
- the radA gene encoding DNA repair protein RadA: MTSTMTSTTTRRAPRPSFRCTECGWTAPKWQGQCRECRAWGTLEETSPSPAGGPAGTPGLPATPAVPPAEPARPIGEVSAEEARARSTGVEELDRVLGGGIVPGAVVLLAGEPGVGKSTLLLDVAARSAAAARARGEGPVLYATGEESASQVRLRAERIGALDPGLLLASVTELGALLGHVEEASPSMLVVDSVQTVASAQVEGSAGGVNQVRSVAGALIAVAKERSVPVLLVGHVTKDGEIAGPRVLEHLVDVVTHFEGDRHARLRLLRAVKNRYGPTDEVGCFDLGERGITGLADPSGLFLSASRSQVPGTCATVTLEGRRPVPVEIQALVAATSAGSPRRTTSGVEHSRVAMALAVLGARVRVDTSSRDVYVSTVGGARAVEPATDLAVALAVVSAARGLPTSTGLVALGEVGLTGEVRATVGIQRRLAEAARLGFDRALVPLAGSQELRPVPGVQVLPVSHVGEALGAALPQG, from the coding sequence ATGACCAGCACCATGACCAGCACGACGACCAGAAGAGCACCACGCCCCTCCTTCCGCTGCACCGAGTGCGGCTGGACCGCGCCCAAGTGGCAGGGACAGTGCCGCGAGTGCCGTGCGTGGGGCACCCTGGAGGAGACCTCCCCCTCCCCGGCAGGCGGCCCGGCCGGGACACCCGGCCTGCCCGCCACCCCGGCGGTGCCGCCTGCTGAGCCCGCGCGTCCCATCGGGGAGGTCAGCGCGGAGGAGGCCCGGGCCCGCTCCACCGGCGTCGAGGAGCTGGACCGTGTCCTGGGTGGCGGGATCGTCCCCGGCGCGGTGGTCCTCCTGGCTGGTGAGCCCGGGGTGGGCAAGTCCACGCTGCTGCTCGACGTCGCGGCACGCTCAGCCGCAGCCGCCCGCGCGCGCGGCGAGGGCCCAGTCCTCTACGCCACCGGGGAGGAGTCCGCCTCCCAGGTCCGGCTGCGGGCCGAGCGCATCGGCGCCCTGGACCCAGGCCTGCTCCTGGCCTCGGTCACCGAGCTGGGCGCGCTCCTGGGCCACGTGGAGGAGGCCTCCCCCTCCATGCTGGTGGTGGACTCCGTCCAGACGGTCGCCTCCGCCCAGGTGGAGGGCAGCGCCGGGGGCGTCAACCAGGTGCGCTCGGTGGCGGGGGCGCTCATCGCCGTGGCCAAGGAGCGCAGCGTCCCCGTCCTCCTCGTGGGGCACGTGACCAAGGACGGCGAGATCGCGGGTCCCCGGGTCCTGGAGCACCTGGTAGACGTGGTCACCCACTTCGAGGGGGACCGGCACGCCCGCCTGCGCCTGCTGAGGGCGGTCAAGAACCGCTACGGCCCCACCGACGAGGTCGGCTGCTTCGACCTGGGCGAGCGCGGCATCACCGGCCTGGCCGACCCCTCCGGCCTGTTCCTGTCCGCCTCACGGTCACAGGTCCCCGGCACCTGCGCCACCGTCACCCTGGAGGGCCGCCGCCCCGTACCAGTGGAGATCCAGGCGCTCGTCGCGGCCACCAGCGCGGGCTCGCCACGGCGGACCACCTCCGGGGTGGAGCACTCCCGCGTGGCCATGGCACTGGCCGTGCTCGGCGCCCGCGTGCGCGTGGACACCTCCTCCCGCGACGTCTACGTCTCCACCGTAGGCGGGGCGCGCGCCGTGGAACCCGCCACCGACCTGGCGGTCGCGCTCGCCGTGGTCTCGGCCGCGCGCGGCCTGCCGACCTCCACGGGGCTGGTGGCCCTGGGCGAGGTCGGGCTGACCGGGGAGGTGCGGGCCACCGTTGGCATCCAGCGGCGCCTGGCGGAGGCCGCCCGCCTGGGGTTCGACCGGGCACTCGTCCCCCTGGCAGGCTCCCAGGAGCTGCGCCCCGTGCCGGGCGTGCAGGTCCTGCCCGTGTCCCACGTGGGCGAGGCCCTCGGGGCAGCACTCCCCCAGGGGTAG
- the disA gene encoding DNA integrity scanning diadenylate cyclase DisA, producing the protein MTEAASQLRETLALVAPGTVLRDGLERILRGRTGAIIVLGFDPVVEAICSGGFHLDVELSAARMRELAKMDGAVVVDMDTNRIRRASVQLLPNASIQTSETGMRHRTAERVARQTGYPVISVSQSMRIISLYVDGRRHVLDPSEVILSRANQALAALERYKSRLDQTSAALNSLEIEDLVTVRDVTSVLQLMEMVRRISADIDGYVLQLGTDGRLLALQVEELTRGLAAEHSFLLEDYLATGLEPPAVEARLKWVGSPALLDLAMVARSMGLGGSDGQDLDTPVSPRGLRILSKIPRLPVTTSRAVVEHWGSLQAVLGATTEELAAVEGVGSQGARILRDGLSRLAEISIVERYTT; encoded by the coding sequence ATGACTGAGGCCGCCAGCCAGCTGCGCGAGACCCTTGCGCTCGTCGCGCCCGGGACCGTCCTGCGTGACGGCCTGGAGCGGATCCTGCGCGGACGCACGGGCGCGATCATCGTGCTGGGCTTCGACCCCGTGGTCGAGGCGATCTGCTCGGGGGGGTTCCACCTGGACGTCGAGCTGTCAGCCGCCCGGATGCGCGAGCTGGCCAAGATGGACGGCGCCGTCGTGGTGGACATGGACACCAACCGCATCCGTCGCGCCAGCGTCCAGCTCCTGCCCAACGCCTCCATCCAGACCTCCGAGACCGGGATGCGTCACCGCACCGCCGAGCGCGTCGCCCGCCAGACCGGCTACCCCGTCATCTCAGTCAGCCAGTCCATGCGGATCATCTCCCTCTACGTCGACGGCAGGCGCCACGTCCTGGACCCCAGCGAGGTGATCCTCTCGCGCGCCAACCAGGCCCTGGCCGCGCTGGAGCGCTACAAGTCCCGCCTGGACCAGACCTCCGCCGCCCTCAACTCCCTGGAGATCGAGGACCTCGTCACTGTGCGTGACGTCACCTCAGTGCTCCAGCTCATGGAGATGGTGCGACGTATCTCCGCCGACATCGACGGCTACGTCCTCCAGCTGGGGACAGACGGGCGGCTCCTGGCCCTCCAGGTAGAAGAGCTGACCCGCGGGCTCGCAGCCGAGCACAGCTTCCTCCTGGAGGACTACCTGGCGACCGGGCTGGAGCCCCCAGCGGTGGAGGCCCGCCTGAAGTGGGTGGGCTCCCCCGCCCTCCTGGACCTGGCCATGGTGGCCCGCTCCATGGGTCTAGGAGGCAGCGACGGGCAGGACCTGGACACCCCGGTCTCACCCCGGGGGCTGCGTATCCTGTCCAAGATCCCACGCCTGCCCGTCACCACCTCACGGGCGGTCGTCGAGCACTGGGGCTCCCTCCAGGCAGTGCTGGGTGCCACGACCGAGGAGCTGGCCGCCGTGGAGGGAGTGGGAAGCCAAGGGGCGCGGATCCTGCGCGACGGCCTGTCCCGGCTGGCTGAGATCTCCATCGTGGAGCGCTACACCACCTGA
- a CDS encoding A/G-specific adenine glycosylase: MDALAPQPVVSWYRRSARDLPWRRPGTTPWAVLVSEVMSQQTPVSRVVPVWEEWLRRWPGPEELAGAPASEVLRVWDRLGYPRRALRLQECARAVMEQHGGVLPRDRQELLRLPGVGEYTAGAVVAFAYGRRALVLDTNVRRVLARAVGGQALPPPTLTRAERQRAETLLPPGDSEAATWSVAVMELGALVCTARDPGCAACPWADSCAWVAAGRPADRHASRRRTQAWRGTDRQARGLVMAVLRETDGPVDSGVLRDAASRAWQDGRAAAERRSRGRGELDASCNRVLASLMADGLVVTQDGGATFSLP, from the coding sequence GTGGACGCCCTGGCCCCGCAGCCCGTTGTCTCCTGGTACCGGCGCAGTGCCCGTGACCTGCCGTGGAGGAGGCCTGGGACCACGCCGTGGGCGGTGCTTGTCAGTGAGGTCATGAGCCAGCAGACACCCGTCTCACGTGTCGTGCCGGTCTGGGAGGAGTGGCTACGGCGCTGGCCGGGCCCGGAGGAGCTGGCTGGTGCCCCTGCCTCGGAGGTCCTGCGCGTGTGGGACCGTCTGGGCTACCCGCGCCGGGCACTGCGCCTCCAGGAGTGTGCTCGGGCGGTGATGGAGCAGCACGGGGGAGTCCTGCCCCGCGACAGGCAGGAGCTGCTGCGCCTGCCGGGTGTGGGGGAGTACACGGCCGGGGCGGTTGTGGCCTTCGCCTACGGGCGCCGGGCGCTGGTGCTGGACACGAACGTGCGCCGGGTGCTGGCCCGGGCCGTCGGTGGTCAGGCCCTGCCCCCGCCCACCCTGACCCGGGCTGAGCGGCAGCGTGCTGAGACGCTCCTGCCTCCCGGTGACAGTGAGGCGGCCACGTGGTCGGTGGCGGTCATGGAGCTGGGCGCCCTGGTCTGCACGGCCCGTGACCCCGGCTGCGCCGCCTGCCCCTGGGCGGACAGCTGCGCGTGGGTGGCAGCGGGTCGCCCCGCCGACCGTCACGCCTCCAGGCGTAGGACCCAGGCGTGGCGCGGGACGGACCGCCAGGCCAGAGGCCTGGTCATGGCGGTGCTGCGCGAGACTGACGGACCTGTTGACTCCGGTGTGCTGCGCGACGCTGCGTCGCGGGCGTGGCAGGACGGTCGCGCCGCAGCCGAGCGGCGCTCGCGGGGGCGAGGCGAGCTCGACGCCTCCTGCAACCGGGTGCTGGCCAGCCTGATGGCTGACGGCCTGGTGGTCACGCAGGACGGTGGCGCCACCTTCTCGCTGCCCTGA
- a CDS encoding amino-acid N-acetyltransferase, with the protein MPGRAATGQAGPGAGTRTLLRPARPADVRAIAELVRPYSDRRILIAKDLISYFEDVQEFTVAEDVATASAQAANGSASPGSAIVGCGALHVMWDDIAEVRTLAVHADHRGKGVGSALLHELVERARTLGLQRLFCLTFEVDFFASHGFCMISGTPVGTDVFTEMVRSHDDGVAEFLNLARVKPNTLGNTRMLLQL; encoded by the coding sequence ATGCCCGGGCGCGCCGCGACGGGCCAGGCAGGGCCGGGCGCGGGAACCCGCACCCTCCTGCGCCCGGCCCGCCCGGCCGACGTGCGGGCCATTGCCGAGCTGGTGCGCCCCTACTCCGACCGCAGGATCCTCATCGCCAAGGACCTTATCTCCTACTTCGAGGACGTCCAGGAGTTCACCGTGGCCGAGGACGTGGCCACCGCCAGCGCGCAGGCCGCCAACGGGTCGGCCTCCCCGGGGTCGGCGATCGTGGGCTGCGGGGCGCTGCACGTCATGTGGGACGACATCGCTGAGGTGCGGACCTTGGCGGTCCACGCCGACCACCGGGGCAAGGGAGTGGGCTCGGCCCTGCTGCACGAGCTGGTCGAGCGCGCCCGCACGCTGGGGCTCCAGCGCCTGTTCTGCCTGACCTTTGAGGTGGATTTCTTCGCCTCCCACGGGTTCTGCATGATCTCGGGCACGCCGGTAGGCACGGATGTGTTCACCGAGATGGTCCGCTCCCACGACGACGGCGTGGCCGAGTTCCTCAACCTCGCCCGGGTCAAGCCCAACACCCTGGGCAACACCCGCATGCTGCTGCAGCTGTGA